The Streptomyces sp. SS1-1 genome has a segment encoding these proteins:
- a CDS encoding S8 family peptidase, with the protein MAVMRTPQRTTRRRLALFSAAATAVLTAGLVTALPAQAAPEGHVQYAGAANAVADSYIVTLKADRARSDSKTARALVERYGAGIERTYRTALNGYEVEASETEAARLAADPAVASVVQNRTFHVEGTQPSPPSWGLDRIDQRNLPLNNSYTYPDSAGQGVTAYIIDTGVRITHQDFGGRASYGYDAIDNDNTAQDGHGHGTHVAGTVAGSSYGVAKKAKIVGVRVLDNSGSGTTAQVVAGIDWVARNAVKPAVANMSLGGGADSALDTAVRNAIASGVTFAVAAGNESTNASTKSPARVTEAITVGATTSSDARASYSNYGTVLDLFAPGSSITSSWNSSDSATNTISGTSMATPHVAGAAALYLADNPTATPAQVASALTASATSGVVGSPGTGSPNRLLYVGGGTTTPPGPRFENTTDYAIADNATVESPVTVSGVSGNAPSALAVEVHIVHTYIGDLQIQLIAPDGSAYTLKSYGTGGSADNIDTTYTVNASSEAANGTWKLRVSDNARLDTGRIDAWALQF; encoded by the coding sequence ATGGCAGTGATGCGTACCCCCCAGCGCACGACCCGCCGAAGACTGGCCCTGTTCAGCGCGGCGGCGACCGCGGTCCTCACCGCGGGCCTCGTCACCGCTCTCCCCGCCCAGGCCGCACCCGAGGGCCACGTCCAGTACGCGGGCGCGGCGAACGCCGTGGCGGACAGCTACATCGTCACCCTCAAGGCCGACCGGGCCCGTTCGGACTCGAAGACGGCCCGCGCCCTCGTCGAGCGCTACGGCGCCGGCATCGAGCGCACCTACCGCACGGCCCTCAACGGCTACGAGGTCGAGGCGTCCGAGACCGAGGCCGCGCGGCTCGCCGCCGACCCGGCCGTCGCCTCCGTCGTCCAGAACCGCACGTTCCACGTCGAGGGCACCCAGCCCAGCCCGCCCTCCTGGGGCCTGGACCGCATCGACCAGAGGAACCTGCCGCTCAACAACTCCTACACGTACCCGGACTCGGCCGGGCAGGGCGTGACGGCGTACATCATCGACACCGGAGTCCGCATCACCCACCAGGACTTCGGCGGCCGCGCCTCCTACGGCTACGACGCCATCGACAACGACAACACCGCCCAGGACGGCCACGGCCACGGCACGCATGTCGCGGGCACGGTCGCCGGGTCCTCGTACGGCGTCGCCAAGAAGGCGAAGATCGTCGGCGTGCGCGTGCTGGACAACTCCGGTTCGGGCACGACCGCCCAGGTCGTCGCCGGCATCGACTGGGTCGCCCGGAACGCCGTGAAGCCGGCCGTCGCCAACATGTCCCTCGGCGGAGGCGCCGACTCCGCCCTCGACACGGCCGTACGCAACGCCATCGCCTCCGGTGTCACCTTCGCCGTGGCCGCCGGCAACGAGTCGACCAACGCCTCCACCAAGTCGCCCGCCCGCGTCACCGAGGCGATCACGGTCGGCGCGACGACCTCCTCCGACGCCCGGGCGAGCTACTCCAACTACGGCACGGTGCTGGACCTGTTCGCGCCCGGCTCGTCCATCACCTCGTCCTGGAACAGCAGCGACTCGGCGACCAACACCATCTCCGGCACGTCGATGGCGACCCCGCACGTCGCGGGCGCCGCCGCGCTGTACCTCGCCGACAACCCCACGGCCACCCCGGCGCAGGTCGCCTCGGCCCTGACGGCGTCCGCCACGAGCGGTGTCGTCGGCAGCCCCGGCACGGGCTCGCCCAACCGCCTGCTGTACGTCGGCGGCGGCACGACCACCCCGCCCGGTCCGCGCTTCGAGAACACCACGGACTACGCCATCGCCGACAACGCCACCGTCGAGTCCCCGGTGACCGTCTCCGGCGTCTCCGGCAACGCCCCCTCGGCCCTCGCCGTCGAGGTGCACATCGTCCACACCTACATCGGTGACCTCCAGATCCAGCTGATCGCCCCCGACGGCTCGGCCTACACGCTGAAGTCGTACGGCACCGGCGGCAGCGCCGACAACATCGACACCACGTACACGGTGAACGCCTCCTCCGAGGCGGCCAACGGCACCTGGAAGCTGAGGGTCAGCGACAACGCGCGCCTGGACACGGGCCGCATCGACGCCTGGGCGCTCCAGTTCTAG
- a CDS encoding serpin family protein, which produces MGVGRATVRAVNRLTVRWARTAGAGGGTVLSAAGVWPLLAFLADGAEGPARAELADAVGLDAVDAAGAARELLDGLGGMRGLERAVGLWTERTLELRERWAAGVPAEAHGVLTGDATVDGAALDAWAAKHTDGLVERMPALLGPDTRLVLASALTLRTRWLRPFDDLTWMPETGPWAGRVLAGLTRSGAVMDRVGVADTPAGHVTELKVLGDTSTDVHLVLGEDGMTPGQVLGAAVDVLERWSPVVPGHTLPYGEAGPGLSVVRELSREPAPPTLHVRVPAFGLRAEHDLTASSAVFGLTTALDTTRGHFPGVSASPLTVGSARQSMTARFGADGFHAAAVTAIAVAAGGAPPALRWRTTRVRATFDRPFGFLAVHRHTRLVLAAGWVTEPERHHEDEDLRE; this is translated from the coding sequence ATGGGGGTCGGACGGGCGACGGTCCGCGCGGTGAACCGGCTCACGGTCCGCTGGGCGCGGACGGCGGGGGCGGGCGGGGGCACGGTCCTCTCGGCGGCGGGCGTGTGGCCGCTGCTCGCGTTCCTCGCGGACGGCGCGGAGGGCCCCGCGCGGGCGGAACTGGCCGACGCGGTCGGGCTGGACGCGGTCGACGCGGCCGGGGCGGCACGGGAGCTGCTGGACGGCCTGGGCGGGATGCGGGGGCTGGAGCGGGCCGTCGGCCTGTGGACCGAGCGCACGCTGGAGCTGCGCGAGCGCTGGGCGGCCGGGGTGCCGGCGGAGGCGCACGGCGTGCTGACCGGTGACGCGACGGTGGACGGGGCCGCGCTGGACGCCTGGGCGGCCAAGCACACGGACGGACTGGTCGAGCGCATGCCGGCCCTCCTGGGCCCGGACACCCGGCTGGTGCTGGCGAGCGCGCTGACCCTGCGGACCCGCTGGCTGCGGCCGTTCGACGACCTCACCTGGATGCCGGAGACCGGGCCCTGGGCGGGGCGGGTGCTGGCGGGACTCACGCGCTCCGGTGCCGTCATGGACCGGGTCGGGGTGGCGGACACCCCTGCGGGACACGTCACGGAGCTGAAGGTGCTGGGCGACACCTCGACGGACGTCCATCTGGTGCTGGGCGAGGACGGGATGACACCAGGACAGGTCCTCGGGGCCGCGGTGGACGTGCTGGAGCGCTGGTCCCCGGTCGTCCCTGGGCACACGCTGCCCTACGGCGAGGCGGGCCCCGGCCTGAGCGTCGTACGGGAGCTGTCCCGGGAGCCCGCGCCGCCGACGCTCCACGTCCGGGTCCCGGCGTTCGGCCTGCGCGCCGAGCACGATCTGACGGCGTCGTCCGCCGTGTTCGGGCTCACCACGGCCCTGGACACCACGCGGGGCCACTTCCCCGGCGTCAGCGCCTCCCCGCTGACGGTGGGGTCGGCCCGGCAGTCCATGACCGCCCGGTTCGGCGCGGACGGCTTCCACGCGGCGGCGGTGACGGCGATCGCCGTTGCTGCGGGCGGCGCCCCGCCCGCGCTGCGCTGGCGGACCACGCGGGTCCGTGCCACGTTCGACCGGCCCTTCGGCTTCCTCGCCGTGCACCGGCACACGCGCCTCGTCCTCGCGGCGGGCTGGGTCACGGAACCCGAACGCCACCACGAGGACGAGGACTTGCGGGAATGA